The genomic window TCTGTCACATCGCGCATCATCGCTTCGGCAGCGTAGATTTCAATCTCGCTGTCAGCCAGCATTTGCTGGATCAGCTGGAAATTGGCGATGGGTTCGCCAAAGGCCTTGCGCTCATTGGCATACCGGATTGCTGAATCAAGCGCGCGGCGCGCATATCCAGCTGCCGTTGCACCAACGGAAATGCGCCCGTTATCGAGGCTTTGCATTGCAAAGCGAAAGCCCTTGCCAGTCTCCCCGCCAAGCAGCGCTTCGCCCGGCACCTCAACATCGTCGAGCATAATGTCCGAGACATGGCTGCCCGATTGGCCCATTTTCTTATCCGGCGAACCGGTTGAAACACCCGGCGTATCCATCGGCACCAGAAAGGCGCTGACGTGCGCATTTTTCGGAAGGTTTTCCTTCTCGGTGCGCGCCATGATGAGAGCCACATCGGCGTGGGGCGCGTTGGTGATGTAACGCTTGGAGCCATTCAAGACCCAGCCATTGCCGTCCGCGCTTGGCCGCGCTGTGGTTTGCAGGCCGGCGCTGTCAGAGCCCGATCCCGGTTCGGTGAGGCCGAAACAGGCGATCTTGCCTTCGGCGAGCTTTGGAAACCATTCCGCGCGCTGCGCTTCGGTCGCGCCGTTCTTAAGCGCGCTGGCGAACATTCCGACGTTGATCGAGAAAATCGAACGGTATGCGGGCGCGGCATAAGCCATGATGTTCACGATGCGCGCGTATTGGGTCATATTGAGGCCGGCGCCGCCATATTCTTCGGGCACAGTCAGGCCGAACAGGCCCATTTCGCGCATTTCATCGACGATCTCAGGAGGGATGGCGTCGTTTTCGATCACCTCTTTTTCGGCCGGGATCAGTCGCTCGCGCACATAACGTGTCAACTGCTCTGCGAATTGTTCAAATACATCGCTGTCCATGCCGGGGTTTAGCGTCCCGATCGCTTGGGGTGCATTCATTGGCTCGAAGCCCTTTCTCTCTCTTCGCCTTTGATTGTCTCGCTCGCCGGAGCCTCACCACGTTCAGGGCCGCGTTCAGGGCCGCGTTCAGGACCGCGTGGGTCATCCAGCATTTCAGCCGCTTTGTTCAAAGCCTGCGTTTCATCCTCGCTTGGCGGGCCGGCGATTTCAGCCTCCGAACCACCGCAGGCGGCAAGGCTCAAACATACCGCAATAAGCAAAACGGCTGAGCGCATGATTTATTGCGGCGGGTCTTGGGGGATGTCTTCACCGCCAAAGCTGCTGACATCAATCGCATCGGCTGCTTCTGCCGCTTCTGCAGCAGCAGCAGCGTCCGCGGCCACCTGCGCAGCGGCGTCGGCTGCCGCTTCGGTAGTCTCAAGGTTTGGCGCTGTCTCGGCAGGATCCGCAGGTTCCATCGCAGCCGGGTCTTCGACAGGCTCTTCTGCAATCGGTTCAAGCGCTTCGTCAGCGGGCATTTCGACCGTGTCGGGCATCGCCTCGGTTGAGGCGTCATCTGTGCTGCCACAAGCGGCCAGACCAAGGCTGCCAAGGGCCGCTACCATTGCAAGTTTCTTCATAGTGGGTTTCCTCCTCGTGGTCCCATACCTGTTTGCCGAATTCGTGTAGCGGGCTCACGCACGTTAAGCCAAGCCCCAATTGATGGCTCGAAACGGTACAGCGTGAATTAGTGCAGTCCTCGCAAGGGCTCGCATAGGGTATATCGCGCGATATGACACAGCTCACAACCCTGCCCGCCGCTTCCCTTTGGCAACGAATCGCTGCCCGCCTTGACCATCTGTTTGCCTTTGGTTTGATGGTGCTTTGTGCAGTGGCTCTAGGCGCTTCCCCCGCCAGCGCACAAAGCTCTGCGCCATTTGTGATCAAGGAAAACGGGCGCGGCTTTGATAGTCTTCAGGATGCGGTCAACGCCATCGGCGACCGGCGCGGCACGATTGAGATTGCGCCTGGCACCTATCGCCAATGCGCTGTGCAGACAGCTGGCGTGGTGATCTACGCCGCGCGCGAATATGGCACGGTCACTTTCGACCGCCGTTCTTGCGAGGGAAAAGCCGCGCTGGTCCTGCGTGGGCTTGGTGCAGAAGTGCGCGGGCTCACTTTCACCAACATGGCTGTGGGCGATGGCAATGGCGCTGGCATCCGGTTGGAGAACGGCGTTTTGAACGTCGCTTATTCGCGCTTTCTCAATTCGCAGCAGGGCATTTTGACCGCCGATAATCCGCAAGGGCGCATCTACATCCTGCGCTCGACCTTTTCTGGGCTGGGTACGTGCGAGCATTCGGCAGGCTGTGCCCATTCGATCTATATTGGCAATTATGGCTCTTTGACCGTGAAAGAGAGCCGTTTTGAAAAGGGGCGGGGTGGCCATTATGTCAAATCGCGCACCGCCAATGTCGTGCTTGAAAACAACAGCTTCGATGATGCCAATGGTACGGGCACCAACTACATGATCGACCTGCCAGCAGGCAGCACAGGCACGATTGCCAACAACTGGTTCGTGCAAGGCCGCGATAAAGAGAATTACTCCGCCTTTATCGCTTTGGGCGCAGAGACGCTGCTCCACGATCCCGATGGTCTGGTAGTGAAGGACAACACCGCACGCTTTGTGCCGGGGCTCAACCGGGCCAGCGTCTTTCTCGCTGACTGGACCAATTCTCGTATCGTAATGAGCGGCAACAAACTGGCGCGAGGCCTGACGAAATACGAGCTGCGCTAGTCCGGCTCATCGCTGGCTAGTCGGTAAGAAGGCCAAGCGCATCGGCGATTGCTATTGCGCGATCTCGAATTGCGTTCACTTCGCTTTGGCTCATGTCTGCGACAGCTTGTTCGTATCGGCTGCGCCCGCTTTCATTGCCACCCACCGCTGCAACCATGAACCACGCAGCCCCTTCCGCTGTGTCCTTTGCAACACCCTGTCCCAAAGTGTGCAAGATGCCAACGCCTTGAACGCCGTGCATATTTCCGGCTCTGGCCGCTTTCATGTAATTGTCAAAAGCGCCTTGAAAGTCCTCCGGCGTGCCGCGCCCGGTTGCCTGCATCACCGCAAGGCTGACCATGG from Erythrobacter sp. SCSIO 43205 includes these protein-coding regions:
- a CDS encoding acyl-CoA dehydrogenase family protein, with product MNAPQAIGTLNPGMDSDVFEQFAEQLTRYVRERLIPAEKEVIENDAIPPEIVDEMREMGLFGLTVPEEYGGAGLNMTQYARIVNIMAYAAPAYRSIFSINVGMFASALKNGATEAQRAEWFPKLAEGKIACFGLTEPGSGSDSAGLQTTARPSADGNGWVLNGSKRYITNAPHADVALIMARTEKENLPKNAHVSAFLVPMDTPGVSTGSPDKKMGQSGSHVSDIMLDDVEVPGEALLGGETGKGFRFAMQSLDNGRISVGATAAGYARRALDSAIRYANERKAFGEPIANFQLIQQMLADSEIEIYAAEAMMRDVTERADRGENILIKAAAFKVFSSEMCGRVVDRVVQVYGGAGYLAEYDAERFYRDARIYRIYEGTTQILQLQIAKHMLREWQALNG
- a CDS encoding right-handed parallel beta-helix repeat-containing protein; translation: MTQLTTLPAASLWQRIAARLDHLFAFGLMVLCAVALGASPASAQSSAPFVIKENGRGFDSLQDAVNAIGDRRGTIEIAPGTYRQCAVQTAGVVIYAAREYGTVTFDRRSCEGKAALVLRGLGAEVRGLTFTNMAVGDGNGAGIRLENGVLNVAYSRFLNSQQGILTADNPQGRIYILRSTFSGLGTCEHSAGCAHSIYIGNYGSLTVKESRFEKGRGGHYVKSRTANVVLENNSFDDANGTGTNYMIDLPAGSTGTIANNWFVQGRDKENYSAFIALGAETLLHDPDGLVVKDNTARFVPGLNRASVFLADWTNSRIVMSGNKLARGLTKYELR